The following proteins come from a genomic window of Triticum aestivum cultivar Chinese Spring chromosome 6A, IWGSC CS RefSeq v2.1, whole genome shotgun sequence:
- the LOC123129160 gene encoding disease resistance protein RGA5 encodes MAMEAALVSVATGVLKPVIGKLTVLLGNEYKRFKTVRKEIKSLTNELAAMEAFLLKMSEEEDPDVQDKVWMNEVRELSYDLEDAIDDFMQSIGDKDEKPDGFIEKVKNSLGKLGKMKARRRIGKEIQDLKKQIKEVGERNARYKGREAFSNSKNATVDPRALAIFEHASKLVGIDEPKAEIIKLLTEEDVRASEQQQQPKIVSITGPGGMGKTTLANQVYQELKGKYECWAFISVSRNPDMTNVLRTILSEVAKKDYATTEAGNIQQLIIKIIDFLADKRYFVVVDDIWDVDTWDIIKRAFPATSSTSRIITTARMNSVAHLCCSSFNGHIYNIRALDMVHSRQLFHTRLFKSDEDCPSYLQEISKQILQKCDGLPLAIIAISGLLANTEKTEVLWNQVKDSIGRTLERNPCVEGMMKILSLSYFDLPPYLKTCLLYLSMYLEDSIIEKEDLIRRWIGEGFIHREGRYTAYEVGERCFNELLNRGLIQPGGTDIYGEVKSCRVHDTILDFIISKSIEENFVTILGVPTMTIVNQSKVVRRLCLQGVEEGNSAVLIADLVFSHVRSLTMVRGLLSIPSLEEFRHLRVLNLKDCSELEDQHLENIVRLFQLRYLNLKRTGISKLPEQIGRLGCLEVLDLTGTYVKELPASIVNLRKLMHLLVNDFVKFPDGIAKMQAIETLKVVNASIQPLDFLCGLGKLKNLRNLQLYLDFGFDSDTEDTNMVGGEHNKAIVSSLYKLGTQNLRSLTIGDRSGLLHEESLCLPTLDDLFIWFPAFPQPTWVGSLRNLQQLRLVVKRFKQDDLCTLGALPSLLVMYLVEQTESSGKLRFSGEVGFRFLKIFIYGGCLEPVDLMFGTGSMPKLEKLELNAFCMVEANSLGFGIENLPCLASVKCIMVVGDDGIVEAVKTAMERGASTHPNHPSLLFQRR; translated from the exons ATGGCCATGGAGGCTGCACTCGTCAGCGTGGCGACGGGGGTCCTCAAACCTGTCATAGGGAAGCTGACCGTCCTGCTCGGCAATGAGTACAAGCGTTTCAAAACAGTTCGAAAGGAGATCAAGTCTCTCACTAATGAGCTTGCCGCAATGGAGGCTTTTCTCCTCAAGATGTCGGAGGAGGAGGATCCTGATGTGCAGGATAAAGTCTGGATGAATGAGGTGCGGGAGCTGTCCTATGACCTGGAGGACGCCATCGACGACTTCATGCAAAGCATCGGTGACAAAGACGAAAAGCCAGATGGCTTCATCGAGAAAGTGAAGAACTCACTAGGGAAGTTGGGGAAGATGAAGGCTCGTCGTCGGATCGGCAAGGAGATTCAGGATCTGAAGAAACAAATCAAAGAGGTGGGTGAGAGGAATGCAAGGTACAAGGGTCGTGAGGCCTTCTCCAACTCCAAGAATGCAACCGTTGACCCTAGAGCCCTTGCTATCTTTGAGCATGCCTCAAAGCTCGTCGGAATTGATGAGCCCAAGGCTGAGATAATCAAGCTGTTAACAGAAGAGGATGTTCGTGCTTCagagcaacaacaacaaccaaAGATAGTCTCCATCACTGGACCTGGAGGAATGGGCAAAACAACTCTTGCAAACCAAGTGTATCAAGAGCTAAAAGGAAAATATGAGTGTTGGGCTTTCATCTCAGTTTCACGAAATCCAGACATGACGAATGTCTTGAGAACCATTCTAAGTGAAGTGGCTAAGAAAGACTATGCTACCACTGAAGCTGGGAATATACAACAACTCATCATCAAGATCATAGATTTTCTAGCAGACAAAAG GTACTTTGTTGTTGTTGACGATATATGGGACGTGGATACGTGGGATATTATTAAGCGTGCATTCCCCGCTACAAGTTCTACCAGTAGAATAATCACCACCGCTCGTATGAACAGTGTCGCTCATTTATGTTGTTCATCATTCAATGGTCATATTTACAATATAAGGGCTCTTGATATGGTGCACTCAAGGCAGTTATTTCACACAAGATTATTTAAGTCCGATGAAGATTGCCCTTCATACCTTCAAGAAATTTCTAAGCAAATATTGCAAAAATGCGATGGGTTACCTTTGGCGATCATTGCTATATCTGGTTTGTTAGCTAACACAGAAAAAACAGAGGTTCTGTGGAATCAAGTGAAAGATTCAATTGGTCGTACACTTGAAAGGAATCCTTGCGTCGAAGgaatgatgaagatattgtcacttAGTTATTTTGATCTGCCTCCTTATTTAAAAACTTGCCTCTTATACCTGAGCATGTATCTAGAAGATTCTATTATTGAGAAGGAGGACCTGATAAGAAGATGGATTGGTGAAGGATTCATTCATAGAGAAGGCAGATACACGGCATATGAGGTAGGAGAAAGGTGTTTTAATGAACTACTCAATAGGGGTTTGATCCAACCTGGGGGGACAGATATCTATGGCGAAGTGAAGAGTTGTCGGGTTCATGACACAATTCTTGATTTCATCATATCCAAGTCCATAGAAGAGAACTTTGTTACTATACTTGGGGTTCCCACTATGACAATTGTAAACCAAAGCAAAGTTGTTCGTCGACTCTGTCTACAAGGTGTCGAGGAAGGAAATTCAGCAGTATTGATCGCAGATCTCGTGTTTTCCCATGTTCGATCACTTACTATGGTTAGAGGTCTGTTGTCAATTCCTTCTTTGGAGGAGTTCAGACATCTGCGTGTTCTCAACTTGAAGGATTGCTCCGAATTGGAAGATCAACATCTTGAAAATATAGTGAGGTTGTTCCAGCTGAGGTACCTGAATCTCAAACGTACAGGAATAAGCAAGCTCCCAGAACAAATTGGTCGTTTAGGATGCTTAGAGGTGCTGGACCTAACAGGGACATATGTAAAGGAATTACCTGCATCTATTGTTAACCTCAGAAAATTGATGCATCTACTTGTTAATGATTTTGTTAAATTTCCTGATGGGATTGCAAAGATGCAAGCAATAGAGACGTTGAAAGTTGTCAATGCCTCCATTCAGCCATTAGACTTCCTGTGCGGCCTTGGCAAACTAAAGAATTTGAGGAATCTGCAGCTTTACCTTGATTTCGGATTTGATTCTGACACTGAGGATACAAATATGGTTGGGGGGGAGCACAACAAAGCTATTGTCTCCTCCCTGTATAAGCTAGGCACCCAAAATCTCCGCTCCCTGACTATTGGGGATCGGAGCGGCCTCTTACATGAGGAATCTTTGTGCCTGCCTACCCTCGATGACCTTTTTATATGGTTTCCAGCCTTCCCGCAGCCGACATGGGTGGGCTCCCTCAGAAACCTCCAGCAGCTACGCCTTGTTGTGAAGAGGTTCAAGCAGGACGACCTCTGCACCCTTGGGGCTTTACCCAGTCTGCTCGTTATGTATCTGGTGGAACAAACAGAGTCAAGCGGAAAGCTCAGATTCAGTGGTGAGGTTGGGTTCCGATTCTTGAAGATTTTTATTTATGGCGGATGTTTGGAACCAGTAGATCTGATGTTTGGGACAGGATCCATGCCAAAGCTTGAAAAACTAGAGCTTAATGCGTTTTGCATGGTTGAAGCTAACTCTCTCGGCTTTGGAATTGAGAACCTCCCCTGCCTCGCTAGTGTTAAATGCATTatggttgttggtgatgatggcatTGTTGAAGCTGTGAAGACTGCCATGGAGAGAGGAGCCAGCACACATCCCAACCACCCTAGTCTACTCTTTCAGAGACGTTGA